From the Micromonospora lupini genome, one window contains:
- a CDS encoding holin: protein MKFWKSAAERAGKSAAQALLGLWALDGFNVLHADFPLAGGVAVGAAVLSLLTSIVSVGVGEPNSPSLVEIPSASARP from the coding sequence ATGAAGTTCTGGAAGTCCGCCGCCGAGCGCGCCGGCAAGAGCGCCGCGCAGGCCCTGCTGGGTCTGTGGGCCCTCGACGGATTCAACGTGCTGCACGCCGACTTCCCGCTCGCCGGCGGTGTGGCGGTCGGCGCCGCTGTCCTGTCACTGCTGACGTCGATCGTGTCGGTGGGCGTCGGCGAGCCGAACAGCCCGTCGCTGGTCGAGATCCCCTCGGCCTCAGCCCGCCCCTGA
- a CDS encoding putative phage holin → MRDLTTVLAAVGAGACWYFVVVFWWTTGGDWRHNAGGRHVMLFTADLGLLMTLIVVARIWPGYPGRDVVVLVAFALLVVQIVWRCVLLHRAQHEPAARR, encoded by the coding sequence ATGAGAGACCTAACGACAGTCCTGGCGGCGGTCGGCGCCGGCGCCTGCTGGTACTTCGTCGTCGTGTTCTGGTGGACGACGGGCGGGGACTGGCGGCACAACGCAGGCGGCCGGCACGTCATGCTGTTCACCGCCGACCTGGGCCTGTTGATGACGCTGATCGTCGTGGCGCGGATCTGGCCGGGCTACCCGGGCCGCGACGTCGTGGTGCTGGTGGCGTTCGCACTGCTCGTCGTGCAGATCGTCTGGCGGTGCGTGCTTCTGCACCGAGCACAGCACGAACCGGCCGCGCGCCGGTAG
- a CDS encoding DUF7620 family protein — translation MTWWRRRRGPSPETEAARDRAADAERSLQRARADDDTVDAVAAKLVELRRRNHFGPMITSALRGSR, via the coding sequence ATGACCTGGTGGCGTAGACGCCGGGGCCCGTCCCCCGAGACCGAGGCGGCCCGCGACCGGGCGGCGGACGCCGAACGCAGCCTGCAGCGGGCCCGCGCCGACGACGACACGGTCGACGCGGTGGCCGCGAAGCTGGTCGAGTTGCGCCGCCGCAACCACTTCGGCCCGATGATCACTTCAGCGTTGCGGGGGTCGAGATGA
- a CDS encoding SGNH/GDSL hydrolase family protein has product MVRIRAVVALAVVVLVATAAAGVPPATSAAAAVTCPSPAPAERVILTIGDSITEGATMAGSVSAGYRAELGRLLDAACIPNRMVVAAMGGTTCGYWTSRMASLVTTHRPDLIILNCGTNNRLDNASADTVAAFESTYRALLDTALDLDPDVVVWPTWVQYSAGRATPACTTPPGPSPSWLPASEARVNDAIYRAVRVVDEFGKRVPGWIDLQSIPEGYLDACGVHPTEGGYAVMARLIFNAIAASLVSPPSAPLPCGLTGRRPGGAVPNWTPCEQMGINQ; this is encoded by the coding sequence ATGGTTCGGATCCGTGCTGTCGTCGCCCTGGCCGTGGTGGTGCTGGTGGCCACCGCGGCGGCCGGTGTTCCGCCGGCGACGTCGGCGGCCGCGGCGGTGACGTGTCCGTCTCCGGCGCCGGCGGAGCGGGTCATCCTCACGATCGGCGACTCGATCACGGAGGGCGCGACGATGGCCGGGTCGGTGTCGGCCGGCTACCGGGCCGAGCTGGGCCGACTGCTCGACGCCGCCTGCATCCCGAACCGGATGGTCGTCGCGGCCATGGGCGGCACGACGTGCGGCTACTGGACGTCGCGGATGGCCAGCCTGGTCACCACCCACCGGCCCGACCTGATCATCCTGAACTGCGGCACCAACAACAGGTTGGACAACGCCAGCGCGGACACCGTCGCCGCGTTCGAGAGCACGTACCGGGCGCTGCTCGACACCGCGCTGGACCTCGACCCGGACGTGGTCGTCTGGCCGACGTGGGTGCAGTACAGCGCGGGCCGGGCGACGCCGGCGTGCACCACCCCGCCCGGCCCGAGCCCGAGCTGGCTGCCGGCGTCCGAGGCTCGCGTGAACGATGCGATCTACCGGGCCGTCCGCGTCGTCGACGAGTTCGGCAAGCGTGTCCCGGGCTGGATCGACCTGCAGTCCATCCCCGAGGGGTACCTCGACGCCTGCGGCGTCCACCCGACCGAGGGCGGCTACGCGGTGATGGCGCGGCTGATCTTCAACGCGATCGCGGCGTCGCTGGTGTCTCCGCCGTCGGCTCCGCTGCCGTGCGGACTGACCGGCCGCCGGCCGGGCGGGGCGGTCCCCAACTGGACGCCGTGCGAGCAGATGGGAATCAATCAGTGA
- a CDS encoding phage tail tape measure protein — MTLRTVGVKLTAEVSGYMSGMRQAGTATKGFVAELDQAAKRGRLDAVADQAAAMGLGLAGAFALAVGAAAKFDKQMSEVSAVSNATGKDLDRLRQAALQAGADTAFSATEAAKAEAELAKAGLSTSQILGGALTGSLALAAAGSLDLAEAADVSAKTMNVFKLQGKDVGHIADVLSASANKSATDVHELGEAIKQGGLAASGAGLSLEETVGTLSAFADRALIGSDAGTSLKTMLMMLQAPTAKASALMEELGIHAYDANGNFVGTVDLAGQLQRQLGGLTQEQRNAALAQIFGADAMRAANVLYEVGADKLADYVKAVDDQGAAAETAAKKMDNLAGDVEKLKGSLETMAIEAGSGANGGLRILVQSVGALVDEVGELPPALGSTVTVMAGVTGGALLLGAGLVKARRSTADMLTELRAVGPGGQRAARGLETTTKWLGRATAAFVAFEIAGAAVGAMQSDLNPQIDAMAKGLSEWGASGRLAGESARVLGGDMADLTVGLKFLADSDNTRRRWTKGMQETFEAVIPGLDGTNTSLTRTKERVAAMDQAFSQLVAGGAADEAAAAFDRLAAAAAKDGVTVDELRALFPEYAAAVETAGKSSGDAAPQVGAVGQSASDAAKQVDELKAAFDGLFGQRMDVDTALLKYKQGIADVSEELKSGTRILDINKQAGRDNIGVVLEQIDRINDLRQARIDHGATLDEANGKYVKDIDGLRRTLLQLGFNKQAVDELIGKYRSIPGEVSTDVSAPGATKATAQAQDFNFAVRSVPPSKTVPFWASTGEAKAAVNALKAKINELKDKHIYISGTVRWTSTGDMKVPGGTILKNERGGVYEHAAVGLLRQAQVAQPAGPARYAWAEPATGGELFAPRYGDMARTRSLVGYAIENWWGGWQSFAPQTGAATMQLSPGPARSASTVAPAAAAIGGADPTVHHLLRQLVAAVDRVAPGVGEHLTGSVSSARQLGRAQGRTLTR, encoded by the coding sequence GTGACGCTGCGCACCGTGGGAGTGAAGCTCACCGCCGAGGTCAGCGGCTACATGTCGGGGATGCGGCAGGCGGGGACCGCCACGAAGGGCTTTGTCGCCGAGCTGGACCAGGCGGCGAAGCGTGGCCGGCTCGACGCGGTGGCCGACCAGGCGGCCGCGATGGGCCTCGGCCTGGCCGGGGCGTTCGCTCTCGCCGTCGGCGCGGCCGCGAAGTTCGACAAGCAGATGAGCGAGGTGTCGGCGGTCAGTAACGCGACCGGTAAGGACCTCGACCGGCTGCGGCAGGCCGCTCTGCAGGCCGGCGCTGACACGGCGTTCAGCGCCACCGAGGCGGCCAAGGCGGAGGCCGAGCTGGCGAAGGCCGGCCTGTCCACGTCGCAGATCCTCGGCGGCGCACTGACCGGGTCGCTGGCCCTGGCGGCGGCGGGGTCGCTGGACCTGGCCGAGGCGGCCGACGTCTCGGCGAAGACGATGAACGTCTTCAAGCTGCAGGGCAAGGACGTCGGGCACATCGCCGACGTCCTGTCCGCGTCGGCGAACAAGAGCGCCACCGACGTCCACGAGCTGGGCGAGGCCATCAAGCAGGGTGGCCTGGCCGCGTCCGGCGCGGGCCTGTCGCTCGAGGAAACGGTCGGCACGCTGTCGGCGTTCGCCGACCGGGCGCTGATCGGCTCGGACGCCGGCACGTCGCTGAAGACCATGCTGATGATGCTGCAGGCCCCGACCGCCAAGGCGTCGGCGCTGATGGAAGAGCTGGGCATCCACGCGTACGACGCCAACGGCAATTTCGTCGGCACCGTCGATCTGGCCGGGCAGCTGCAGCGGCAGCTCGGCGGACTCACCCAGGAACAGCGCAACGCGGCCCTGGCGCAGATCTTCGGTGCCGACGCGATGCGCGCCGCGAACGTCCTCTACGAGGTCGGTGCGGACAAGCTGGCCGACTACGTCAAGGCCGTCGACGACCAGGGCGCCGCCGCAGAGACCGCCGCGAAGAAGATGGACAACCTCGCGGGAGACGTCGAGAAGCTCAAGGGCTCGCTGGAGACCATGGCGATCGAGGCCGGGTCCGGGGCCAACGGCGGTCTGCGGATCTTGGTGCAGTCGGTCGGCGCGCTGGTCGACGAAGTCGGCGAGCTGCCGCCCGCCCTCGGCTCCACGGTCACGGTGATGGCTGGCGTCACCGGCGGCGCTCTGCTCTTGGGCGCGGGCTTGGTCAAGGCCCGCCGGTCGACGGCCGACATGCTGACCGAGCTGCGCGCGGTCGGCCCGGGCGGCCAGCGGGCAGCGCGCGGCCTGGAGACGACCACGAAGTGGCTGGGACGCGCGACGGCGGCGTTCGTGGCGTTCGAGATCGCGGGCGCGGCGGTCGGGGCGATGCAGAGTGACCTGAACCCGCAGATCGACGCCATGGCCAAGGGCCTGTCCGAGTGGGGTGCCAGCGGCCGGCTCGCCGGCGAATCCGCGCGGGTGCTCGGCGGCGACATGGCGGACCTGACGGTGGGTCTGAAGTTCCTCGCGGACAGCGACAACACCCGCCGCCGGTGGACCAAGGGCATGCAGGAGACCTTCGAGGCGGTCATACCTGGTCTGGACGGCACGAACACCTCGTTGACCCGCACGAAGGAGCGGGTCGCGGCGATGGACCAGGCGTTCTCGCAGCTCGTCGCTGGCGGCGCTGCCGACGAGGCGGCGGCCGCGTTCGACCGGCTCGCCGCGGCGGCGGCGAAGGACGGCGTCACCGTCGACGAGCTGCGTGCCCTGTTCCCGGAGTACGCGGCCGCGGTGGAGACGGCCGGGAAGTCCTCGGGTGACGCGGCGCCGCAGGTCGGTGCGGTGGGCCAGTCCGCGAGCGACGCGGCGAAGCAGGTCGACGAGCTGAAGGCCGCGTTCGACGGCCTGTTCGGTCAACGGATGGACGTCGACACCGCCCTGCTGAAGTACAAGCAGGGAATCGCCGACGTGAGCGAGGAACTGAAGTCGGGCACCCGGATCCTCGACATCAACAAGCAGGCCGGGCGGGACAACATCGGTGTGGTGTTGGAACAGATCGACCGGATCAACGACCTGCGGCAGGCTCGTATCGATCACGGCGCAACGCTCGACGAGGCCAACGGTAAGTACGTCAAGGACATCGACGGGCTGCGCCGGACGCTGCTCCAGTTGGGTTTCAACAAGCAGGCCGTCGACGAGCTGATCGGCAAGTACCGCAGCATCCCGGGCGAGGTGTCGACGGACGTGTCGGCACCGGGCGCGACGAAGGCGACCGCGCAGGCGCAGGACTTCAACTTCGCCGTGAGGTCGGTGCCGCCGTCGAAGACGGTGCCCTTCTGGGCCAGCACCGGCGAGGCCAAGGCGGCGGTCAACGCGCTCAAGGCGAAGATCAACGAGCTGAAAGACAAGCACATCTACATCTCGGGCACCGTCAGGTGGACGAGCACCGGCGACATGAAGGTGCCGGGCGGCACGATCCTCAAGAACGAGCGCGGCGGCGTCTACGAGCACGCCGCGGTCGGTCTGCTGCGGCAGGCGCAGGTCGCCCAGCCGGCCGGCCCGGCCCGCTACGCCTGGGCGGAACCGGCCACCGGCGGCGAGCTGTTCGCACCGCGGTACGGGGACATGGCGCGCACCCGGTCCCTGGTGGGGTACGCGATCGAGAACTGGTGGGGCGGCTGGCAGAGCTTCGCCCCGCAGACCGGCGCCGCAACCATGCAGCTGTCGCCCGGGCCGGCGCGGTCCGCGTCGACCGTCGCTCCGGCCGCCGCGGCGATCGGCGGCGCGGACCCGACAGTGCACCACCTCCTGCGGCAGCTGGTCGCCGCGGTGGATCGGGTCGCGCCCGGTGTCGGGGAGCACCTGACCGGGTCGGTGTCCTCGGCCCGGCAGCTCGGCCGGGCCCAGGGCCGCACGCTCACACGCTGA
- the gp17 gene encoding tail completion protein gp17, which translates to MTIRAHADAVLALLQAAPGSLKVLDGAVPKDGVPPYVLVYFADVDPELPDSRALEGTSERFVLRVYAHCVGENSATTRALGERVRTALLDVVPTVTGRVCWPIRREDGQPPQRNESTGTLIMDRVDVYRLESVPA; encoded by the coding sequence GTGACCATCCGGGCGCACGCGGACGCCGTGCTGGCGCTGCTCCAGGCCGCTCCGGGCAGCCTGAAGGTGCTCGACGGGGCGGTCCCGAAGGACGGCGTCCCGCCGTACGTGTTGGTCTACTTCGCCGACGTCGACCCGGAACTGCCCGACAGCCGAGCGCTGGAGGGGACCTCGGAACGGTTCGTGCTGCGCGTGTACGCGCACTGCGTCGGCGAGAACAGCGCGACCACGCGGGCGCTCGGCGAACGGGTGCGGACCGCACTGCTCGATGTGGTGCCGACGGTGACGGGCCGCGTCTGCTGGCCGATCCGCCGGGAGGACGGTCAGCCGCCGCAGCGCAACGAGTCCACCGGCACGCTGATCATGGACCGGGTCGACGTGTACCGACTCGAGTCCGTACCGGCCTAG
- a CDS encoding DUF6093 family protein, with protein sequence MSVDQLLADGRAFAESLMVDTCSIRRVTGEGSDDDGNVIKTYEPLYAGKCRIQQHAGQAAQADAGEDFQLMLRLEVQLPMTVVGLDVGDEITVTASVHDPDLPGRVFLIRDLAHKTHATARRVGVTERTT encoded by the coding sequence ATGTCCGTCGACCAGCTGCTCGCCGACGGGCGGGCGTTCGCCGAGTCGCTGATGGTCGACACATGCTCAATCCGGCGGGTCACCGGTGAGGGCAGCGACGACGACGGCAACGTGATCAAGACCTACGAGCCGCTGTACGCCGGGAAGTGCCGGATCCAGCAGCACGCAGGCCAAGCGGCACAGGCCGACGCCGGCGAGGACTTCCAGCTGATGCTGCGCCTGGAGGTCCAGCTCCCGATGACCGTGGTCGGCCTCGACGTCGGCGACGAGATCACGGTGACCGCGTCAGTGCACGACCCGGACCTACCCGGCCGGGTCTTCCTCATACGCGACCTCGCGCACAAGACCCACGCGACCGCGCGTCGGGTCGGGGTGACGGAGCGGACGACATGA
- a CDS encoding major capsid protein, with amino-acid sequence MALELTDPEELTLAARQIPFPGGILQRWLPAVTRRDHRYLFRRSARSLRRAIPFRPWNTPAVPMDRGEMTEVTGRMLPLSGILWLLEEDSQLLDAARAAGDEDAIAEVFDQDLLTLTRGALQRLMLAHGEAIAYGKVTIGTQAAPENRLQLGSVDFGIPAQHFFTAPTLWNGVTPDIFGQMDAHKTVYKTTTGGEVMPGVAIISTRILNVLLKDPDFRNVFGSLLGAPPSIGAASVRQALADRELPRLIVDDTMVPDHTGKMTRVLPDDRVVYLPEEPGNEGGVPVGQTQWGTTEEAKKLIRAQALGEENAPGLVAVAMESENPVHTGTMVAGITMPVVTDPDLIMSVKVL; translated from the coding sequence ATGGCTCTCGAACTGACCGATCCCGAGGAGCTGACCCTCGCGGCCCGGCAGATCCCGTTCCCCGGCGGCATCCTGCAGCGCTGGCTGCCGGCCGTGACGCGCCGCGACCACCGGTACCTGTTCCGCCGGTCCGCCCGGTCGCTGCGCCGGGCGATCCCGTTCCGGCCGTGGAACACCCCGGCCGTGCCGATGGACCGCGGCGAGATGACCGAGGTCACCGGCAGGATGCTGCCGCTGTCGGGCATTTTGTGGCTGCTGGAGGAGGACTCCCAGCTGCTCGACGCGGCCCGCGCGGCCGGCGACGAGGACGCGATCGCCGAGGTCTTCGACCAGGACCTGCTCACCCTGACCCGCGGCGCCCTGCAGCGCCTCATGCTGGCTCACGGTGAGGCGATCGCCTACGGCAAGGTCACCATCGGCACCCAGGCGGCGCCGGAGAACCGGCTGCAGCTCGGGTCGGTGGACTTCGGGATCCCGGCGCAGCACTTCTTCACCGCGCCGACGCTGTGGAACGGTGTCACGCCCGACATCTTCGGGCAGATGGACGCCCACAAGACGGTCTACAAGACCACGACCGGCGGCGAGGTGATGCCGGGCGTGGCGATCATCAGCACCCGCATCCTGAACGTGCTGCTGAAGGACCCCGACTTCCGCAACGTGTTCGGATCGCTGCTCGGCGCTCCGCCGTCGATCGGTGCGGCCAGCGTGCGGCAGGCCCTGGCCGACCGGGAGCTGCCGCGCCTCATCGTGGACGACACGATGGTGCCGGACCACACGGGCAAGATGACCCGCGTCCTGCCGGACGACCGGGTCGTCTACCTGCCGGAGGAGCCCGGCAACGAGGGCGGCGTGCCGGTCGGCCAGACCCAGTGGGGCACGACCGAGGAGGCAAAGAAGCTGATCCGCGCGCAGGCGCTGGGCGAGGAGAACGCGCCGGGCCTGGTCGCGGTGGCGATGGAGTCGGAGAACCCGGTCCACACGGGGACCATGGTCGCCGGCATCACCATGCCGGTCGTCACGGACCCGGACCTGATCATGTCGGTGAAGGTGCTCTGA
- a CDS encoding VG15 protein has protein sequence MPAEQVALDHYRRRSQLADDVADLAEGLWARVDPGDIARSWTTLLVDLLVMVNATQLAAALTADAYLDEVLDAQGIDPAADGLLVPAALAGVASDGRPLASLLYEPAIGTLAAIGAGADVDEALAGGGTALSTMVRTQAADAGRAADQVALAARRRAGGYVRMVVGGTCGRCVVLAGRFYGWNDGFDRHPRCDCVHVPAGEDTADDMRTNPRAWFDSLDEAEQDKQFTKSGARAIRDGADISQVVNARRAAYGLTPAGARLTAEEERLLRGGRDIGRLEAVDVYGRQLYITTEGVTTRGQAGVRLGAGQTGVKADGARYRSARPPRLMPESIYQIAGSRDEALRLLKRFGYIR, from the coding sequence ATGCCGGCTGAGCAGGTCGCGCTCGACCACTACCGGCGCCGCAGCCAACTCGCCGACGACGTCGCCGACCTAGCCGAGGGGCTGTGGGCGCGCGTGGACCCAGGTGACATCGCCCGGTCGTGGACAACGCTGCTGGTCGACCTGCTGGTCATGGTCAACGCGACCCAGCTCGCCGCGGCGCTAACGGCCGACGCGTACCTCGACGAGGTCCTCGACGCTCAGGGCATCGACCCCGCCGCGGACGGGCTCCTGGTGCCGGCCGCGCTGGCCGGGGTTGCCTCGGATGGCCGGCCGCTGGCCAGTCTGCTGTACGAGCCGGCGATCGGGACCCTCGCGGCGATCGGCGCCGGAGCCGACGTCGACGAGGCGCTCGCCGGCGGCGGGACCGCGCTCAGCACGATGGTCCGTACGCAGGCGGCGGACGCCGGCCGGGCGGCCGACCAGGTGGCGCTCGCGGCTCGGCGACGCGCCGGCGGGTACGTGCGGATGGTCGTCGGCGGGACGTGTGGCCGGTGTGTGGTCCTGGCCGGCCGGTTCTACGGATGGAACGACGGTTTCGACCGGCATCCGCGCTGCGACTGCGTGCACGTGCCCGCCGGCGAGGACACCGCCGACGACATGCGCACCAACCCCCGGGCGTGGTTCGACAGCCTCGATGAAGCCGAACAGGACAAGCAGTTCACGAAGTCCGGCGCTCGAGCGATTCGCGACGGCGCCGACATCTCGCAGGTGGTGAACGCTCGACGCGCCGCGTACGGGCTGACGCCGGCCGGCGCCCGGCTGACCGCCGAAGAGGAGCGGCTGCTGCGTGGCGGCCGCGACATCGGCCGCCTGGAGGCCGTCGACGTGTACGGCCGGCAGCTCTACATCACCACCGAGGGCGTGACGACCCGAGGTCAGGCCGGTGTCCGGCTCGGTGCCGGCCAGACCGGTGTGAAGGCGGACGGCGCGCGGTACCGGTCGGCGCGGCCGCCGCGGCTGATGCCGGAATCGATCTATCAGATCGCGGGCAGCCGCGACGAAGCGCTCCGCTTGCTCAAGCGGTTCGGCTACATCCGATGA
- a CDS encoding phage portal protein, which produces MALTDDERRLLNGLQIKVGRAERRNRVLEAYYDGEQRVEQLGLAIPPELRRFLTIVAWPKTYADEIAARTTLEGFELPDATDADEELWRIWQANGLDAESKLGQLDAVVRGNAFVVVGAGDTDSPDAPSPDGGDDDRERSADIPLITVESADEMAVELSPRTRQPIAGAKFYAEDGSARATFYQPNATTWLERRNAAWVEVDRDEHQLGVVPVVPLVRGARLSKRDGRSIFTSIIGLTDAAARALTNGQVATEALAVPQRWAAGLSADDFKDPKTGETLPTWEAYFGALWASTNKDAKFGAFSAADLANFDSIVSLYAKLVSGVSGLPMRYLGQATTNPPSAEGILADESRVIKQVEDFQTALEATWERVMKIAVRIRDGRWDPRMEQLETQWRSAATPTRAQAADAAVKLVQQKIIPREAAWVDLGYSAARRKKLAEQFAAEEARNPAERIAAALGAGRNGLTDAGGAAQDDEVVPADAG; this is translated from the coding sequence GTGGCTCTCACCGATGACGAACGTCGACTCCTCAACGGGTTGCAGATCAAGGTGGGGCGCGCTGAGCGCCGCAACCGGGTGCTTGAGGCGTACTACGACGGCGAGCAGCGTGTCGAGCAGCTGGGTCTGGCGATCCCGCCGGAGCTGCGCCGGTTCTTGACGATCGTGGCGTGGCCGAAGACGTACGCCGACGAGATCGCCGCGCGGACCACGCTTGAGGGGTTCGAGTTGCCGGACGCCACCGACGCCGATGAGGAGCTGTGGCGGATCTGGCAGGCGAACGGCCTGGATGCGGAGTCGAAGCTTGGCCAATTGGACGCGGTCGTGCGGGGCAACGCCTTCGTGGTCGTGGGCGCCGGTGACACGGACAGCCCGGACGCCCCGTCCCCGGACGGCGGCGACGATGACCGGGAGCGGTCGGCGGACATCCCGCTGATCACGGTCGAGTCCGCCGACGAGATGGCCGTCGAGCTGTCCCCACGCACGCGTCAGCCGATCGCCGGCGCGAAGTTCTATGCGGAGGACGGCTCGGCGCGGGCCACGTTCTACCAGCCGAACGCTACGACGTGGCTGGAGCGGCGGAACGCCGCCTGGGTCGAGGTCGACCGCGACGAACACCAGCTGGGTGTCGTGCCGGTGGTGCCGCTGGTCCGGGGCGCCCGCCTGTCGAAGCGCGACGGCCGGTCGATCTTCACCAGCATCATCGGCTTGACCGACGCGGCCGCCAGGGCGTTGACGAATGGACAGGTGGCCACGGAAGCGCTCGCGGTCCCGCAGCGGTGGGCAGCGGGACTGTCCGCCGACGACTTCAAGGATCCAAAGACCGGGGAGACGCTTCCGACGTGGGAGGCGTACTTCGGTGCGCTGTGGGCGTCGACCAACAAGGACGCGAAGTTCGGCGCGTTCTCGGCCGCCGACCTGGCGAACTTCGACTCCATCGTCAGCCTTTACGCCAAGCTCGTGTCCGGCGTGTCTGGGTTGCCGATGCGGTATCTCGGCCAGGCTACGACGAACCCGCCGTCGGCGGAGGGCATCCTGGCCGACGAGAGCAGGGTCATCAAGCAGGTCGAGGACTTCCAGACGGCGCTGGAGGCGACCTGGGAGCGGGTCATGAAGATCGCCGTCCGGATCCGGGACGGCCGCTGGGATCCTCGGATGGAGCAGCTGGAGACGCAGTGGCGGTCGGCGGCGACCCCGACCCGGGCGCAGGCCGCCGACGCGGCCGTGAAGCTCGTGCAGCAGAAGATCATCCCGCGTGAGGCGGCGTGGGTTGATCTCGGCTACTCGGCGGCTCGGCGTAAGAAGCTCGCCGAGCAGTTCGCGGCCGAAGAGGCGCGAAACCCGGCTGAACGGATCGCCGCGGCGTTGGGCGCGGGCCGCAATGGCCTGACCGACGCCGGCGGCGCCGCGCAGGACGACGAGGTGGTGCCGGCCGATGCCGGCTGA